AACGATTAGAGCTCTACGTCATCATGGAGGATCTCCAAAAGAGGAATACAATACACCAAGTTTAGCACGTGTGCAAGAAGGATTTAAAAACCTAGAAAAGCACATTGAGAACATTCGAAAGTATGCTATTGAGCCTGTAGTAGCGATCAATTCATTTATTTCTGATTCTGAAGAAGAAGTAAACTTTGTAATTGATGCTTGTGCAAACCTAGGAGTAAAAGCAGTAGTATCTCGTGGATGGGCAAAAGGAGGTGAAGGAACCAAAGAATTGGCAAATGCGGTGGTAGATGTAGTTGAAAACAAAGCGACGCAGTTTAAGCCGTTGTATGCATGGGAGAGCCCAGTAAAAGAAAAGATTGAAACTATTGCCAAAGAAATTTACGGAGCATTAAACGTAGAATACAGTAAAAAAGCACAATTAAACTTACGTAGAATAGACCGATTAGGATTTAATGATTTTGCGGTTTGTATGGCGAAAACACAAAAATCTTTTTCAGATAATGATAAGTTAATCGGAAGACCAGAAGGATTTACAGTAACGGTAAGAGAAATTGAAATTGCTGCAGGAGCACAGTTTATCATTCCTATTTTAGGAAAAATGATGCGTATGCCGGGGTTACCAGCAAAACCTGCTTCTGAAAACATGACCATTGATAACAAAGGAGTTATTTCTGGATTGTCTTAAGAAACAATAACATTTATAAATTTAAAAACCAGCATATTTGTGCTGGTTTTTTTATGTTTTAAGGAATGAGATTTAGGGTAAGTGTTTTGTTAAGAGATATATAAAAACAAAAAAGCCTCACAAAAAGTGAAGCTTTAAAGGTGGTCCCACATGGACTAAGTGTTTTTAATCTTGATTGAACATTGTTGCTCTTAATTCGTTATTATACCTGTTGTTTTTGTTGACTTTATAGATTTTACAAGTATAATAATAATTATTGATATTTATAATTGTATGGCTTAAGTTGTATCTTTTGTTGTCACTTTTTTAATAAATCCTTATATTTGATAAAATTGAAATTATGTCAAATTCTCAGAGAACAAAAGGGCAAAATATACGTTTCAGGTTAAAGTCATCTCAAAAAGAGTTGAAGCCTATATATTTGGATTTGTCCTTAGGAAGAGGAAAGAGGTTTAGGTATTCAATTGGATATTCTGTAAATCCAAAGTATTGGAATGAACAAAAAGAAAGGGTAAAAAATGCTGTGATGGTAAGCAACTCTAATGAGATTAATGATAGGATTTCGGATATAGAATCTGAATTATTTGGATTTATAGCAAAGTGTGATTCTCAGCAAATACAAATTAATAAAGAGTTGTTGAAAGAGTGTTTAGATGTTTTTTTAAAAAAAGTTGAGCTTAAAGAGGAGAAAGAATACGATTTGTTGACCTATGGTAGAAAGTATGTTGACTTGAAAGAAAAAGAGTTGGGTAATAGTGGGGGAGTTAAAAAGTATAAACAGACCTTAAGGTTACTTGAAGATTTCCAAAAGGATTTAGGTTACAAATTAAGTTTTAAAAATATTGATAACGAGTTTTATTCTGAATTTGTGGATTTTTTGAATACTAAAGAGCATTCAAGAGATACAGGTTATGCAACAAACAGTATCGGAAAGCATATAAAAACAATAAAAACTTTTATGAATTCCTCATTAGAACAAGAGTTACATACGAACTTTAAGTTTAAAAAATTTAAGGTATTAGTAGAGGAGACAACAGCAATTTATTTAACTGAAGAAGAATTGCAGAAAATGTTAGACCTTGATTTATCTAAAAAACCTAAACTTGAATTAGCAAGAGATATTTTTATTATAGGATGTGAAATTGGTCAAAGAATTAGTGATTATTCTGATATGCAAAAACATGAGATAGTAAATCATAAAAAAGAAAAGTATATTAAAATAAAACAGGAGAAGACTGATAAACAAGTATTGTGTAGAATTACTGAAGTAATAGAGGATATAATGAATAAGAGATATAATGGAAGTCTTCCTCCTAAAATATCTCATCCATTATTAAATAGTAGAATTAAAGAGGTTGGTGAATTAGCAGAAGTCAATAGTGAAGTTAATTTTGAACGTACCCAAGGAGGGATTGGAGTAGTGAAGAAAATGTCTAAATTCGATTTAATAATGGGGCATACTGCTCGTAGAACATTTTGTACTTTGAAGTATATGGGAGGTGTTCCTATAAATGATATTATGGAATTGAGTGGTCATAGTTCAATTAAAGAATTTATGAAGTATATTAGAAACCCAAAAGAAGAAAGAGTTTCAATGATTACAAATACCGAAGCTTTTAGAAAATCATCCTTAAAAGTTAGTTAATGTTATTTAGTGAAAGTGTTATAGAAGAAAACCCTGAAGGGTACCTAACAAATGTTTTTTCGATAAAGTCTGATTTAGGTCTTTCGTATTTTGTGTTTATTAATTATAATGCTGATAGGAGTGCGAATTCTAAATATACAACTCTTGAGGAATCGAACCCTGAATTGTATTCTGAATTAAAAGAAGGGGAGTTTGTGACTAAATTTACCAATAAACTTAAAGAATTTTATATAGAAGGGTTATTTCAATATTATCAATCAATAAACTTTGATGAAGTAGAAATTAATAGATTCATAAAAGAGTTTAATTCTTTTAAAAATGAAATTATGAGTAATCAATTTAAAGGCGATATTACTTTTTCTCAAACTTATATAGATGTTGTGATAAGTGAGGTGAATATTTTGATTTCACGTATTTCAGAAATGAACGCTGCTTCGGAAAAAGACATTACTTCAGAAAAAGACACTATTTTAATTAAAAGCACTAAATCTGCTAATAATTCTTTTTTTACGCTAAATGACGGTATAAAGATTTCGTTTGTAGATTTAAGAAATTCATTAATAACAAGAGGATGTCTTGAAAAGTCCATTAAAGCAGTTACATTGGAAAATGTGTTCGATGATTATCATGATGGTAAGCAAAAACAAATTAATTGGATTGGTAGTAAAAATAAATTAGGTTTGTTTATTAAGTTACTTAAGGATAAAAAAATAATTACTGATGGTCAACCCTTCCTTATTGCAAAAAAAACTTTTTTAATTAAGGATGAAAAGATAACTACATTGACACCTCCTAAAAAAGAAGATTCAAAGAATTATTACAATAGTTTTGAGAAGATGCTCGATAATCATACGACTTCTACATAATTTTAATTTTTAAGGGGTTTTATTTTAATTTTAGACTTCTACTGTTTCTCCTGTGTTTAGATAATACTTCCCCCTCGCTTTTCCCCTTGTTATTTAAAAAGAACTGATTTTTAAGTTTTTGCTCACCTTAGATTTGTAGTAGAAATTTTAAATTATTTTTTTATGACAAAAGTTTTATTAAAAAGAAAAACAGGGGATGTTTTATCTCAAATATGGGATTTTTACAGTGATTTATTGGTTGATAAACTAATTGATAGGTTAGAAGGAAGAAATCATGCTTTACAAACGATTGAAGTTTCGTGTAGAGAAAAAGAAGAAGAGGAGGATAAACTTCTTTCGGTTCAAGATGTTTGTCAAATTTTTGGAGTTACGAGAGGTACTCTTAATAATTGGCGAAAGTTAGGTTATTTTAAACCTGATACTAAAGTAGGAAGGAGTCCTCGTTATAAAATGAGTTCTGTTCAAAGTTTTATTAATTCTAAAAATGAAAGTTATGATAGATTTAATTAAAATATACTTTGAAAATAAGGAAGAGATGGAGGATTGTGTTAAATCAAGGAAATTTAGAGGGCTGCATTCTAAATATTTTTATAATACCGATACATTAACTTATCCTATAAGAGCGGAACTTGATAATCTTAAACTGAATGTTACTGATAAAAGTGCAAGTATAGAGAATTCAATACATAAATATTTTAATAGTGTTTTTGGTAAGGGCGTTCAAAATTATAATGATTTTAGTTATTGCGATTTTATTCAGGCTTGTAAAGATTTAGAGGCTAAGTTAGGGTTGTCTTTTGAAGGTACTTATTTAACAAGGTTTGAATTTGGATTTAATATCAAGTTGGATTTTGACCCTACAGATTTTATCGAAGATAATGTGTTAATGTATAATTACAATGCACCTTGTTATGACCCAAAGTACAAGAGAAGAGAGAAGATTATAAAATTCTCATTGAGAGAATATGAGATAAAAATTTACAATAAATCTTTACAGTATGGGCTAAAGGAAGATGATGCTAATATTCTTAGGGTAGAAGTAAAGTATAAATCAAGAAGATTAATTCAAAAAATGGGGATATATAACATTAAAGATTTATACAATAAATCTGTACTCAATAATGTATATAATGATTTTATGAATAAGATAGAAAAAATTATTATTGTTGATGATTATAAAGGGAGCTTAAAAATGGATGCTAAGGAAAAAGATTTCTTTATCAAATGCACGAATCCAAATTATTGGATTGATTTAAGAAAAAACTATTCTAAAAATGTAAAAAACTTACACAAAAAAAGATTTTTAAAGTTAGTAGATAAATATCATTTAAGTAAAAAAAGAAATTATGTGTTAGAAAAGTTTAAATCTAAATTTGAAGAGTTAATGTTTTGTAGTAATAATTACTTTGAAAATCAATTAATTGCATAGAGGTGGGAAAAATCAACTATTGTAATAACATGAAAAGTAGTAAAATGAATTCAAGAGTAGAGTTTTTAATATAAGAGACCTAAGATATAAAGCTTAGGTCTTTTTATTTATCCTTTCATCAACATCATTGCTGAATTCTATCATTTTAGTTTCATTTAAATATTCTATTACTACCCTGTTTTGATGGAATTTCTTCATCAGAAAAACGGTCAGTTTTTCAATATAATTCTTTAGAGTATTTTCCTTTGTTGGAAATTTTGGATAGTTAATGAACTCTAATTTTAAATGTTTTTCTCTTTGATTGTTTAAAACTATTAACGAATCTATTACTGAACAACTCAAATAAAATTCTTCTTCTAACATGAGTTTCTTTTGATATTCAGAAATAGACTCCAATATTTCATTCTTTTGTATTGGCTTTTGAGAATACCCATACTCCAAACCAATATTTACAATTGCCTTAAAAGATTTTATTGTAGTTATCTTCATAATAAACAGCGTTCATAAGACTAATAAATTCTTGTGTTACTGATTTTATTTCCTCAAAATCTTTAGATTTAGTGTTGGTTTTATCTTCTAAATACAGCTTCCTATTAATCTCTAACATAATTGAACTAACTCTTTTGTCTTTTTGATAAAAATTCATTGGAACAATAGACCCACTATAAGGTTCGTCAACACCAAGACTAAAGCCTTTTGACTTAAAAAAGTCAATTGAAGCATCTATGAGTTTTTTAGGAGTATGAAAACTATCTGTTCCAATGTTAAAATCAGGACGATTTAAGATTTTGTTTAAATCTCTTTTTAAAGGTGTATCAGGAAAAGAATGACAATCAATAATTAATGACTGTCCGAATTCTTTTAACTCTCTTAAAACAGCTTTATTTAGGTCTGAATGATGTTTCCAATAATAGCTTGTAAGAATATTTTCTCTCAACTCCTCAGTAACGTTTCGGATTGGTCTTCCATCATCACTTTTCTCATATAATACACCCATTCCATACTTGAACATTACTTCCTTAGAATTATCTGAAAATCTTTCAGTATCACAGAATATTCTTGAAAAATCTGCTTTTACAGATTCCCAATTCTTAGATTCAAATAACTCATCGGTGTACCAATCTGTTAATTTTAAAACTTCTTGACTTAACTCATCTTTAGAAATAATAAATCCATCTTTATTTGGGAACTTAATTGAAGAGTGCGGAATGTGTAAAATCATTTTTTGCCCTGAATTTCTCGTATTTTCGTTTCTAAATATTTTCTTTCAGAAATAATCTTTTCTATGTCTTTGACTCTTTGCTTTTCAGATTTTTTTAAGTCATCATATCTCATGTAGAAATATATTGCTGCATAAAATAATATTCCAAAAACAAAAGCTATCATTGGTAGTCTTTAATCAATTAAATTTCTCTTCTTTAGTTCTTTAAAAAACTTATCACATTCATCTCCTTTAAAACTCATTCTATAAATCAAATCATCTACAAATGTATCATTGATGAATTTAAAATTTACACTACTCGATTCCATTTCTGAATGCCCATTAGAAAATATTTCTTGTGAAAACTTGCTATCAGATTTAATATCCTTGAATAAATAATCTATTTGTTCTGTTTTAACAATTTCATTGTTTTCATTCAACAAATCTATAGTTATTTCGTAAGCTCCATAAGGAACATTGTATTTAGATTTGTTTCCAAGCAGTATAGAACCACCGACTCCCCCATAAGAGTTTTTTGTGAGATTATTTTGAATCTTAATATTATCGAGAATATGCTTTCTCAATACTAATTTATTGAACTTAAAGACTTTTTTAGCATCATTACACTTTTCTTCTATCAGCACGTCATTTACATCATTGATATTAAGGCAACCTGTTTTTTTAGCAAAATCAAATATTTTACTATCGAATAAAGGAGAAAGACCTTTTGTTGATTCTATGTATAAATGACCTTTATTTCTAATAATATTAAATAAAACCATCCTCTCTTTTCCTTTATCTCCTATGTTTACATAAGCTTTAAATCTATTTGGTTCTTCTACAATGTTTTCAATATTAAAATTCTCTATAGTAATGTGACTATCCAACTTTTTAAGATTCGGGTACGTTTTAATAGCTTCTTTGTGATTTTGAAGTTTTAACTCATATAAGAAGTTTTTAAGCAAAAGCTCAGCATCACTTTTATTAAAACCTTTGTTACAGCTACATAGAACAATAAGTAAAACAGATGTAAATAGTCTTTTCATAGAAATACTTTAAAAGAATAACAAATCTAATAAAAATTTCAAATATAGGATTATACGCCTATATTAATTATTCAGGAATTCCACAATTTTGAATGTGGAAGAGTCAGAAAAAAAAGAGTTTCTAATTTTATTCGGAAAAAACTTCCGCAAAATCCGTAAATCCAAAAATTACTCCCAAGCAAAATTAGCCATAGATATTGATTCGGATGTTTCCCATATAAGTAGAATTGAAAGGGGTTTAACCAACACTACTGTAATTAAGTTAAAAGAAGTTTCTAAAGTTTTATCAATTCCTGTAGAGGAGTTTTTTAACTTTTAATATTTATAGATTGTTAATTCCTAAAGCCTTAAAAAACACATCATGCCTTTTTTCGGCAAAATCTACCAAATGATTATAGTCTATAACTTCAAAGTATAAATTAAGCTCAGGATTAACTTTATACAAAGTCCCATGTGGAGTCTTCTTAAAGCCATTTCTTTTAATGTTGTAATTGATTAAGTCTTTATGTAAATCACAAACAATATAACCAAATTTAGGAGTCTCATCTTCTAAATTGATATAATTACCTTTTGAATTTTTTGCTTTAGATTCTCCTAATTTTTCAAAATACATATCCAATTGATAATCTAATCGTTTATCATTTGTTGTATTCATGTCCCTTCCTGGTCTTTTAAACTCAAATAACACCATTGAATTTATGTTATTTGGGTTATCAGAATAAGCCATAGGAACATCGTATATAAATAAATCAGGTTCTCTCTGACTTGAAGATTCTAATTCAGTGTTAGACCTTAATTGTTTGTCAGATGCAGTAAAGGAATGAAAAGTTAATCTTTCGTCTAATAACCACAAATTATGATAATCATCAGGCATACTATTGGTGTCAGCTCCCATGGTGAAAATTATATTATGCAAATCCTCTTCTAACATATAGTTTCCTTCATCTCTCCATTCTAAATATTTTTTAAATAGCTTAATGATAGATTTACGCTTTATCATTAAGTCAGCTAATTTATCTTTAGAAAAAGAAGCTTCTTCTCTTAAGACATTGTGGACAATTTTGCCAAACTCATCTTTGTCGTACTTTCTTTTTTTGAATAATTTATTAAAAGCTTTTTCTCTTTTCTGTTCTAATTTAAA
The sequence above is a segment of the Tenacibaculum sp. 190130A14a genome. Coding sequences within it:
- a CDS encoding helix-turn-helix domain-containing protein, encoding MTKVLLKRKTGDVLSQIWDFYSDLLVDKLIDRLEGRNHALQTIEVSCREKEEEEDKLLSVQDVCQIFGVTRGTLNNWRKLGYFKPDTKVGRSPRYKMSSVQSFINSKNESYDRFN
- a CDS encoding site-specific integrase, which produces MSNSQRTKGQNIRFRLKSSQKELKPIYLDLSLGRGKRFRYSIGYSVNPKYWNEQKERVKNAVMVSNSNEINDRISDIESELFGFIAKCDSQQIQINKELLKECLDVFLKKVELKEEKEYDLLTYGRKYVDLKEKELGNSGGVKKYKQTLRLLEDFQKDLGYKLSFKNIDNEFYSEFVDFLNTKEHSRDTGYATNSIGKHIKTIKTFMNSSLEQELHTNFKFKKFKVLVEETTAIYLTEEELQKMLDLDLSKKPKLELARDIFIIGCEIGQRISDYSDMQKHEIVNHKKEKYIKIKQEKTDKQVLCRITEVIEDIMNKRYNGSLPPKISHPLLNSRIKEVGELAEVNSEVNFERTQGGIGVVKKMSKFDLIMGHTARRTFCTLKYMGGVPINDIMELSGHSSIKEFMKYIRNPKEERVSMITNTEAFRKSSLKVS
- a CDS encoding N-formylglutamate amidohydrolase, whose amino-acid sequence is MILHIPHSSIKFPNKDGFIISKDELSQEVLKLTDWYTDELFESKNWESVKADFSRIFCDTERFSDNSKEVMFKYGMGVLYEKSDDGRPIRNVTEELRENILTSYYWKHHSDLNKAVLRELKEFGQSLIIDCHSFPDTPLKRDLNKILNRPDFNIGTDSFHTPKKLIDASIDFFKSKGFSLGVDEPYSGSIVPMNFYQKDKRVSSIMLEINRKLYLEDKTNTKSKDFEEIKSVTQEFISLMNAVYYEDNYNKIF
- a CDS encoding helix-turn-helix domain-containing protein; translated protein: MEESEKKEFLILFGKNFRKIRKSKNYSQAKLAIDIDSDVSHISRIERGLTNTTVIKLKEVSKVLSIPVEEFFNF